In Hermetia illucens chromosome 1, iHerIll2.2.curated.20191125, whole genome shotgun sequence, one genomic interval encodes:
- the LOC119646208 gene encoding solute carrier organic anion transporter family member 2A1: protein MDRRETTSMQPIQADANNIPKGSIDCGVQAIGCCNGPGCQKLGTIRTFLIIFSITGILQGAVDSYFRISVKQAALDYGFDAAIVDWLLAANSIAQSIIAIFITHWASKFHHMSWLGCLTMIQALGCIMVIVPTISSQNLEGSSTSLAPITPLCQKTANIKFTNGKPYAVDTLVLLFILQLGTSLGATVFYTLGFTYLDDNAELVDSPALIGTALAARFWGPQFGSAVSLAVNATPFTWWLGWTVIAPSLFILGFLLTLFPRRLLKTVIKMAANRIIETNNLTPHQPAKFIEDVNLWPSLKRLFQNRILILNILAMMFIQAASMNYLNSEQDYLKSRFFVPSNEASGLINEWTSRFLANLLKPPTIALTVLVAGLIIAKINPSARSLTIWNISIGVITCLLYVSYIFIKCPNVKMAATMGNKIMQPFCASSCECPQNLQFLPVCPQGSIQTYFSPCHAGCSSQTVLNDVTIYQNCTCGADSSFTTKNILATEGACNYKSCQKMWIVFQTMVIFSAALLSSGIIGRIIISLRSVLTQDKSLALALELTMVGLFTYIPTKIGYYFVSVYTCQFQSVSNSECELHQSPLHGNILNIISASLILIAIILDCVLLAFVKYLDCYHDTTEESFRTLPLRAISSNSRYEELTENGRDEQDGSFVDSNSPLIHSIQSTQPSFRGTSNTTSENHEESPSRALTADSPVDSNTEHLDFNVANGDNNTGQSTDETTGPSNIYSNTQQSRKNVGPTSPETDF from the exons ATGGACCGAAGAGAAACGACATCGATGCAACCTATTCAGGCTGATGCCAACAATATACCTAAAG GATCAATTGATTGCGGTGTACAAGCGATTGGATGTTGCAATGGACCAGGGTGTCAAAAACTTGGAACAATACGAACATTCTTAATCATCTTCTCCATAACAGGGATACTACAGGGAGCTGTTGATAGCTATTTCCGAATATCTGTAAAACAGGCAGCCCTCGATTATGGATTTGACGCAGCAATTGTCG ATTGGCTACTAGCGGCCAACTCTATTGCACAATCGATAATTGCCATCTTCATAACGCATTGGGCGAGTAAATTCCACCACATGTCCTGGCTTGGATGTCTGACAATGATTCAAGCGTTGGGTTGTATTATGGTGATAGTGCCAACTATCTCGTCGCA AAACCTTGAGGGCTCTTCCACCAGTCTTGCACCAATCACTCCCCTCTGCCAAAAAACAGCGAATATAAAATTCACGAACGGGAAACCCTATGCAGTAGACACATTGGTACTATTGTTCATACTCCAACTAGGCACATCGCTAGGAGCAACAGTATTCTACACATTGGGTTTCACCTATCTAGACGACAATGCTGAACTGGTCGATAGCCCCGCCCTCATTGGAACAGCCCTGGCAGCTCGATTTTGGGGTCCACAATTCGGCTCGGCGGTATCTCTAGCAGTAAACGCGACACCTTTCACATGGTGGCTTGGATGGACAGTAATTGCTCCATCACTTTTCATTCTCGGATTTCTACTAACGCTTTTCCCCAGACGCTTACTAAAGACCGTTATTAAAATGGCAGCCAATCGTATTATCGAAACGAACAACTTAACACCACACCAACCAGCCAAGTTTATTGAGGATGTTAACTTGTGGCCATCGTTGAAGCGACTTTTTCAAAATAGGATTCTGATACTAAATATCCTGGCCATGATGTTCATCCAAGCTGCCTCGATGAATTATTTAAACAGCGAACAGGACTACTTGAAATCCCGATTCTTTGTACCTTCAAATGAAGCGAGTGGTCTTATCAACGAGTGGACTTCAAGATTTCTGGCAAATTTACTTAAGCCCCCGACGATAGCTCTAACAGTGCTCGTTGCTGGGTTGATCATTGCCAAAATTAATCCTAGTGCAAG GTCTCTCACGATATGGAATATATCAATCGGGGTCATCACTTGTCTCCTCTACGTGTCATACATCTTCATAAAATGTCCAAATGTAAAAATGGCTGCAACTATGGGAAACAAAATAATGCAACCGTTTTGTGCAAGTAGCTGTGAATGTCCACAGAATCTGCAGTTTCTCCCGGTATGCCCGCAGGGATCCATACAAACATATTTTTCGCCATGCCATGCTGGATGCTCATCACAGACGGTTCTAAATGACGTCACT ATCTACCAGAATTGCACATGCGGAGCTGACAGCAGTTTTACCACAAAAAACATATTGGCAACTGAGGGCGCTTGCAACTACAAGAGCTGCCAAAAAATGTGGATTGTATTCCAGACAATGGTGATATTTTCGGCTGCCTTGCTCAGTAGTGGAATTATAGGCCGAATCATAATTTCGCTCCGAAGTGTCCTTACACAGGATAAGTCTCTAGCGCTCGCCCTTGAGCTCACCATGGTAGGTCTATTCACCTACATACCTACAAAGATTGGATATTACTTCGTATCAG TTTACACTTGTCAGTTCCAATCGGTCAGCAATTCCGAATGCGAACTACATCAATCACCGCTACATGGGAACATCCTTAATATCATATCAGCTTCTTTGATCTTGATTGCAATCATCTTGGACTGCGTCCTACTCGCTTTTGTGAAGTACCTGGACTGCTATCACGACACCACCGAAGAGTCCTTCCGAACTCTTCCTTTACGAGCAATCTCCTCAAACAGTCGTTATGAGGAGCTAACAGAAAATGGTAGAGATGAACAGGATGGGTCGTTTGTAGACAGCAATTCACCACTGATACATTCGATTCAAAGCACCCAACCAAGCTTCAGAGGAACAAGTAATACCACTTCCGAAAACCacgaagaaagcccgagtaggGCATTAACTGCTGATAGTCCAGTAGATTCCAACACAGAACACCTGGACTTCAATGTAGCGAATGGAGATAATAACACAGGTCAATCGACAGATGAAACGACAGGACCATCGAATATTTATAGTAATACACAACAGTCAAGGAAAAATGTAGGACCAACAAGTCCTGAGAcagatttttaa